The proteins below come from a single Deinococcus humi genomic window:
- a CDS encoding TetR/AcrR family transcriptional regulator has translation MKKQLQTQLTVTKQQHILKAAAQVFAQKGFHASTIKDVAATAGVAHGSVYTYFESKEALLLGLFNLMTAQAQTVTRPSPAPQQSPHAFLSAALRQPLAAFTHGNAELFRIILSEALVNRTFAERFQAAILEPMFDSIKGFLSQIVFSEWRSQTELELQVRAMSSLIFGVIVQRALQDDLLESHWEDVPDLLAGLLLDGLNGVKV, from the coding sequence ATGAAAAAACAACTGCAAACTCAACTGACAGTGACGAAACAGCAGCACATTCTCAAAGCTGCCGCCCAGGTCTTCGCCCAGAAGGGATTTCATGCCTCCACTATTAAAGATGTAGCGGCCACCGCTGGCGTGGCTCACGGCTCCGTCTATACGTACTTCGAGAGTAAAGAAGCCCTTCTCTTGGGGCTTTTTAACCTTATGACCGCGCAGGCGCAGACAGTAACCAGGCCCTCCCCTGCCCCCCAGCAAAGCCCACACGCATTCTTAAGCGCCGCTCTACGCCAACCATTGGCCGCATTCACCCACGGCAACGCGGAGCTCTTCCGCATCATTTTATCCGAAGCCCTGGTCAACCGCACCTTCGCAGAGCGGTTCCAAGCCGCCATTCTCGAGCCCATGTTCGACTCAATCAAAGGTTTTCTCAGCCAGATTGTGTTCAGTGAATGGCGGAGCCAGACAGAGCTGGAACTTCAGGTCCGCGCCATGTCCAGTCTGATTTTTGGCGTCATTGTGCAACGCGCCTTGCAAGACGACCTTCTTGAATCGCACTGGGAGGACGTCCCTGATCTGCTCGCCGGCTTGCTGCTCGACGGCCTGAATGGAGTGAAGGTATGA
- a CDS encoding cytochrome P450 family protein, with the protein MTLATADYLTAPLTTLAGTDITAGTFKANPFGFYQRLREDAPVFPVTLRIANRAQRAWLVTRYHDVLALLKDDESFVKNPRNAMTPEQLRKAPGTNLPGPFKVLQTGLLSIDGAAHDRLKVLVHQAFTPRTVERMRGLAQQAADDALDAAQRRGSADLISEFALPVPLLVIGRLLGVPDKDHKRFSAWTRALISIGDRNPLLAVPSILSFLSYMRRLVRDRRTSPQNDLISALVIAQEKQDALNDDEILSMIFLLLSAGHETTVNLIGSGALALIQHPDQLERLRSDPALIKPAVEELVRFVAPVEQSTERYAAHDLQIAGVHIPKGELVIGVLASANRDAAQFEQPNTLDLGRANNRHLGFGLGMHYCLGAPLARLEAQIALGTLVDRASNLQLAVRADRLTWRRGFVVRGLERLPVML; encoded by the coding sequence ATGACCCTTGCCACTGCCGATTACCTCACCGCCCCCCTCACAACCCTCGCCGGGACCGACATCACTGCCGGGACCTTCAAAGCCAATCCATTCGGTTTCTACCAGCGGCTGCGTGAAGACGCTCCAGTGTTTCCAGTCACGCTCCGTATCGCCAATCGGGCCCAACGGGCATGGCTCGTTACGCGCTACCACGATGTGCTGGCATTACTCAAGGATGACGAGTCCTTTGTTAAAAACCCCCGCAACGCCATGACGCCCGAGCAACTCCGCAAGGCCCCGGGCACAAACTTGCCTGGACCATTCAAGGTGCTGCAAACGGGATTGCTCAGCATTGACGGTGCCGCCCACGACCGCCTCAAGGTGCTTGTACATCAGGCCTTCACGCCTCGAACCGTCGAGCGGATGCGTGGTCTCGCGCAGCAGGCAGCTGATGACGCTCTGGACGCTGCCCAACGCCGTGGATCTGCAGATCTGATCAGCGAGTTTGCCCTGCCCGTCCCGCTCCTGGTTATCGGGCGCCTGCTTGGAGTGCCAGACAAGGATCACAAACGCTTTAGCGCCTGGACCAGAGCGCTCATCTCAATCGGTGACCGCAATCCGCTGCTGGCGGTGCCGTCCATCCTTTCCTTCCTTTCGTATATGCGGCGCCTTGTAAGAGACCGCCGGACGTCACCCCAAAACGATCTCATTTCCGCGCTGGTTATTGCTCAGGAGAAACAGGACGCGTTGAATGACGACGAAATACTCTCCATGATCTTCCTGCTGCTCTCCGCTGGCCACGAAACAACGGTGAATCTGATTGGAAGCGGCGCCCTCGCCCTTATCCAGCATCCGGACCAACTGGAACGGCTCCGGAGCGATCCGGCCCTGATCAAGCCCGCAGTGGAGGAACTGGTGCGCTTCGTCGCTCCTGTCGAGCAAAGTACGGAACGCTACGCTGCGCACGATCTCCAGATTGCTGGCGTCCACATCCCGAAAGGGGAACTGGTTATCGGGGTTCTGGCTTCGGCCAACCGAGACGCGGCTCAGTTCGAGCAACCGAACACGCTGGACCTTGGACGCGCGAACAACAGACATCTCGGTTTTGGGCTGGGCATGCATTATTGCCTTGGCGCGCCCCTGGCTCGCCTTGAAGCGCAGATCGCTCTCGGCACTCTGGTAGACAGGGCCTCGAACCTGCAGCTGGCGGTGCGTGCTGACAGGCTGACGTGGCGCCGGGGCTTTGTTGTGCGAGGTTTAGAGCGCCTTCCAGTCATGCTCTAG
- a CDS encoding LysR family transcriptional regulator — translation MALNPEHLLTFVRVARHGNLSAAAVELNLTQPAVSNQIKLLTQAVGEPLLTRHRYGVRLTPTGQGLLPHAVAAERALIGATRYAADLRGLETGTLNIAASSTIAAALLPEVLAQYHARFPGVTLRVQQGNTQEVLAALMGGACELALIEGAAGALPADLTRRTFARDTLRLVVAPQHPLAQHQALTSAHLSGLGLVWRELGSGTREVAWAALERAGIVTQDVLTLTGSEAVKEAVISGLGAAFLSELIVRRELASGVLVGPRVHLPGLSRNLEVVSASPELLSSAVQVFVTLLRPTG, via the coding sequence ATGGCACTGAACCCCGAGCACCTGCTGACTTTCGTGCGGGTGGCCCGCCACGGCAACCTGAGCGCGGCGGCGGTGGAACTGAACCTGACACAACCCGCTGTCTCCAACCAGATTAAACTGCTGACCCAGGCGGTAGGGGAGCCGCTGTTGACCCGCCATCGCTACGGCGTCCGGCTGACTCCGACGGGTCAGGGTCTGCTGCCGCACGCGGTAGCTGCCGAACGTGCGCTGATTGGCGCTACACGCTATGCCGCTGACCTGCGCGGCCTGGAGACAGGCACACTGAACATCGCGGCCAGCAGCACCATTGCGGCGGCCCTGTTGCCCGAAGTGCTGGCGCAGTACCACGCCCGCTTCCCAGGGGTAACCCTGCGCGTTCAACAGGGCAACACCCAGGAGGTGCTGGCTGCGCTGATGGGCGGAGCGTGTGAGCTGGCACTGATTGAGGGGGCTGCCGGAGCGCTGCCTGCCGATCTGACGCGGCGAACTTTCGCCCGTGACACCCTCCGGCTGGTGGTGGCCCCGCAGCATCCGCTGGCGCAGCATCAGGCCCTGACTTCCGCGCACCTGAGCGGGCTGGGGCTGGTCTGGCGTGAGCTGGGATCGGGCACCCGTGAAGTGGCGTGGGCGGCGCTAGAGCGTGCGGGTATCGTTACCCAGGACGTGCTGACCCTGACGGGCAGTGAAGCGGTCAAGGAAGCCGTGATCAGCGGTCTGGGGGCGGCTTTTTTGTCGGAACTGATTGTCCGGCGGGAGCTGGCGTCAGGGGTGCTGGTTGGCCCGCGTGTGCATCTGCCGGGCCTGAGCCGCAATCTGGAGGTGGTGAGCGCCTCGCCAGAGCTGCTGTCCAGCGCGGTGCAGGTGTTCGTGACTCTGCTGCGGCCAACCGGGTGA
- a CDS encoding TDT family transporter encodes MVTRPSAPDALLPTIRNVLRGLTPNWFTASMGTGIVSLMLPHLPLPGTAALGEGLWVLNMLIFAVLTVLSLARIALCPADSRATLRHPAQSMFLGAIPMGLATIINGLIVFGVPRWGMDAALLARNLWIFDAVLAAGVGLLVPYLMFTRQDHALERMTALWLLPVVASEVAAASAGQIAPQLGTVAAIPLLYSGYVLFALSVPIALMILTVFMLRLAQHKLPPAELGVSMFLPLGPLGTGALALLQLGEAAPRVLAAQGLEAFSPVLTGAGLLGGLMLWGFGTWWLALACLTTLRFIRQGLPFNLGWWAFTFPLGVFTAATFNLGSLTHLAFFTGLGYVFVPLLVILWLMVTVRTAQGVWRGELLGSVLVSPATGLPRA; translated from the coding sequence ATGGTTACCCGCCCCTCTGCCCCAGACGCTTTGCTCCCCACCATCAGGAACGTGCTGCGCGGTCTGACGCCGAACTGGTTTACCGCCAGCATGGGCACCGGCATCGTCTCGCTGATGCTGCCCCACCTGCCCCTGCCCGGTACCGCAGCGCTGGGTGAGGGCCTGTGGGTGCTCAACATGCTGATCTTCGCCGTGCTGACTGTGCTGTCGCTCGCCCGCATCGCGCTGTGTCCCGCAGACAGCCGCGCCACCCTGCGCCACCCAGCCCAGAGCATGTTCCTGGGCGCCATCCCGATGGGACTGGCGACCATCATCAACGGTCTGATCGTCTTCGGGGTGCCGCGCTGGGGAATGGACGCGGCGCTGCTGGCCCGCAATCTGTGGATCTTTGACGCGGTCTTGGCGGCAGGAGTGGGCCTGCTGGTGCCGTACCTGATGTTCACCCGCCAGGACCACGCCCTCGAACGCATGACGGCCCTGTGGCTGCTGCCTGTCGTGGCGTCGGAAGTGGCCGCCGCCAGCGCCGGGCAGATCGCGCCGCAACTGGGGACGGTCGCCGCCATACCGCTGCTGTACAGCGGCTACGTACTGTTTGCGCTGTCGGTACCGATCGCGCTGATGATCCTGACCGTATTTATGCTGCGGCTGGCACAACACAAGCTTCCCCCCGCCGAACTGGGCGTGAGCATGTTCTTGCCCCTCGGGCCGCTTGGCACCGGGGCGCTGGCCCTGCTGCAACTGGGCGAGGCCGCCCCCCGCGTGCTGGCCGCGCAAGGCCTGGAGGCATTCAGCCCAGTTCTGACGGGCGCCGGACTACTGGGCGGCCTGATGCTGTGGGGCTTCGGGACCTGGTGGCTGGCCCTGGCCTGCCTGACCACGCTGCGCTTCATCAGGCAGGGCCTGCCCTTTAACCTGGGCTGGTGGGCCTTCACCTTCCCGCTGGGCGTCTTCACCGCCGCCACCTTCAACCTGGGCAGCCTGACCCACCTGGCGTTTTTCACCGGCCTGGGATATGTGTTTGTCCCCCTGCTGGTGATCCTCTGGCTGATGGTCACAGTTCGCACTGCACAGGGGGTCTGGCGTGGGGAGCTGCTGGGAAGCGTCCTCGTCTCGCCTGCCACCGGCCTGCCCCGCGCCTGA
- a CDS encoding benzoate/H(+) symporter BenE family transporter — translation MPLTAVMAGLIAVLVSGASNLPLFVQMFDAVNFTPEQSVSSLASMYIALALSGAALCLIFRAPIILGWNTAGLTVLIAEGPRFTPGETVGALLLAALILTLLGLTGLFDWIARHLPPPLAAALLAGVLLPFVLRGLTAIPTAPALLIPMLVAYLLGRAFAPRWAVPLALLAGVGAAVFTGAVHPGGALLNVHLTFIRPAFSVQAFVAITVPSVLLAVASQHLPGLAILSASGYRRVPPRPLVALTGLAGLLAALFGSITLNLGAITAAICTGPDAHPDPARRFVAGLTCAAGYLALGLNAGVVLGLVSVLPVPLLQGLAGLALLGPLLLGREGTMAAEPRWREAALLTLVLTASAFTWLGVSAPVWGLGLGWCLAAVRGWHERQLVSA, via the coding sequence TTGCCCCTCACCGCCGTGATGGCCGGGCTGATCGCCGTGCTGGTCAGCGGCGCCAGCAACCTGCCTCTGTTCGTCCAGATGTTCGACGCTGTGAATTTCACCCCCGAGCAGTCGGTAAGCAGCCTTGCCAGCATGTACATCGCTCTCGCCCTGTCCGGCGCCGCCCTGTGCCTGATCTTCCGCGCACCCATCATCCTCGGCTGGAACACTGCCGGACTCACCGTCCTGATCGCTGAGGGGCCCCGCTTCACGCCCGGGGAGACTGTCGGCGCCCTTCTGCTCGCCGCCCTGATTCTGACCCTCCTTGGGCTGACCGGGCTCTTCGACTGGATCGCCCGTCATCTTCCCCCCCCGCTGGCCGCCGCCCTGCTCGCCGGGGTGCTGTTGCCGTTCGTGCTGCGGGGTCTCACCGCGATTCCAACGGCCCCCGCCCTCCTGATTCCCATGCTCGTCGCCTATCTGCTAGGCCGGGCATTCGCGCCCCGCTGGGCTGTGCCCCTGGCATTGCTTGCAGGTGTGGGGGCAGCCGTGTTTACAGGCGCGGTGCATCCTGGCGGTGCCCTTCTCAACGTGCACCTGACGTTTATCCGCCCCGCTTTCAGCGTGCAGGCCTTTGTCGCGATTACTGTACCCAGCGTGCTCCTGGCGGTCGCCTCCCAACACCTGCCTGGCCTGGCCATCCTGAGCGCCAGTGGGTACCGCCGGGTGCCCCCGCGTCCGCTGGTGGCCCTAACGGGCCTGGCTGGTCTGCTGGCCGCGCTGTTCGGAAGCATTACGCTCAACCTCGGTGCCATCACCGCTGCCATCTGCACCGGACCAGACGCGCATCCTGATCCGGCCAGGCGCTTTGTCGCCGGTCTGACGTGCGCCGCCGGGTACCTGGCACTGGGACTGAATGCTGGGGTGGTCCTGGGGCTGGTCAGTGTGCTTCCGGTACCGCTTCTTCAGGGCCTGGCAGGGCTGGCCCTGCTGGGTCCGCTGCTGCTGGGGCGTGAGGGGACGATGGCCGCCGAACCGCGCTGGCGGGAGGCCGCCCTGCTGACCCTGGTGCTCACCGCCTCGGCATTCACCTGGCTGGGGGTGAGTGCCCCGGTGTGGGGCCTGGGCCTGGGGTGGTGTCTGGCCGCCGTGCGCGGCTGGCATGAGCGCCAGTTGGTGAGCGCGTGA
- a CDS encoding P1 family peptidase: MLHASTSARRRLRQLGIAPGILPPGPHNAITDVAGVLVGHETLIADPMVRTGVTAIVPHSGNLFEDRVPAGVAIGNGFGKFAGLTQVQELGELETPVLLTNTLSVAPVMQGTVDWTLDRNPQALSVNAVVGETNDGVVNDIRARVVTPAHAMRALDVARGGPVHEGCVGAGTGTVAFGWKGGVGTGSRVLPPALGGFTVGVLAQVNFGGVLQVAGLPIGQLMGQHYLRGELDQGDADGSVVFVIATDAPLSDRNLRRLAARSFLGMGRTGSAMTNGSGDYALAFSTAPSVRRTPDRRAAAWSPLELPNDLISPLFQAVIEATEEAILNALCMAVPMDTHDGRRIEALPLEVLVEAAAGNKPCGR, from the coding sequence ATGCTCCACGCTTCGACTTCCGCCCGGCGTCGCCTGCGTCAGCTGGGTATTGCTCCCGGCATCCTGCCTCCCGGTCCACACAACGCCATCACCGACGTGGCTGGGGTCCTCGTGGGTCACGAAACCCTGATCGCCGATCCCATGGTTCGAACGGGTGTAACGGCCATTGTGCCCCACTCTGGCAACCTGTTCGAGGACCGGGTTCCCGCCGGTGTCGCTATAGGTAATGGCTTCGGCAAGTTCGCCGGGTTGACCCAGGTGCAGGAACTGGGTGAACTGGAGACGCCTGTCCTCCTCACCAATACCTTGAGCGTCGCGCCGGTGATGCAGGGCACAGTGGACTGGACGCTGGACCGCAATCCACAAGCCTTAAGTGTGAACGCTGTGGTGGGCGAGACGAATGACGGCGTCGTCAACGACATCCGTGCGCGGGTCGTGACGCCCGCACACGCCATGCGCGCACTTGACGTGGCACGCGGCGGCCCGGTGCACGAGGGCTGCGTCGGCGCGGGGACGGGGACAGTGGCCTTCGGTTGGAAGGGAGGCGTCGGCACGGGTTCGCGCGTGCTCCCACCGGCACTGGGCGGGTTCACGGTGGGGGTTCTGGCGCAGGTGAATTTTGGCGGCGTCTTGCAGGTGGCTGGGCTGCCGATTGGACAGTTGATGGGACAGCACTACCTGCGCGGCGAGCTGGATCAGGGGGACGCGGACGGTTCGGTGGTGTTCGTTATCGCCACGGACGCGCCTTTGTCGGACCGCAACCTGCGCCGTCTGGCTGCCCGGTCTTTTCTGGGAATGGGCCGGACCGGTTCGGCCATGACCAACGGCAGTGGAGACTACGCGCTGGCGTTTTCAACGGCCCCCTCGGTGCGGCGCACGCCAGACAGACGGGCCGCGGCCTGGTCCCCGCTGGAATTGCCTAATGATCTGATCTCCCCACTGTTTCAGGCGGTCATTGAGGCAACGGAAGAGGCAATCCTGAATGCCCTGTGCATGGCCGTGCCCATGGACACCCATGATGGGCGGCGTATTGAGGCGCTGCCGCTGGAAGTGCTGGTGGAGGCAGCAGCGGGCAACAAGCCCTGTGGACGATGA
- a CDS encoding FAD-dependent monooxygenase, which translates to MTSTTDVLISGAGPTGLFLALWLTRLGVRVRIADPKPGPVQETRAIAVQARTLEFYDQLGLGDEAMRRGRHFDRLNLFVRGQWRGAVRLRGVGDDLTPHPYLYILTQDQNEALLVEHLCGLGVAIDWNTEVTTVTQDNEGVTATLERDGPPEVVHARYAAGCDGVRSAVRHALGIPLSGGTYQQRFYVADITLSGKVREGDVNLSLDDDHFLAFFPMPEPDRHRVVGQLGPDAPQNATFEAVRDELEANGLAHMERLHWFSTYRVHHRVADRFRVGRTFILGDAAHVHTPVGGQGMNTGLGDAANLAWKLAQTVHSGLENLLDTYETERRPFAVSLVNTTDRVFTGIVQNSLGARFVRLAAIPTLLPLLTSAEAVRRLLFLTVSQTRLHYPTSPLSQGAAGRVRGGDRLPWLSLTDGRSNYDALRALTWQVHTYGPPAPEFLAWCTQHDLPLHVFPSTRRSRRAGLSPHAIYLVRPDGYVGLACPTVDLDALDAYVNRWVRVPHNNSFDGRTALSV; encoded by the coding sequence ATGACCAGCACCACGGACGTCTTGATCTCCGGCGCCGGCCCCACCGGCCTCTTCCTCGCCCTGTGGCTCACCCGGCTGGGCGTGCGTGTCCGCATTGCCGACCCCAAACCCGGCCCCGTGCAGGAGACGCGCGCCATCGCCGTGCAGGCCCGCACGCTCGAGTTCTACGATCAGCTCGGTCTCGGGGACGAAGCCATGCGGCGCGGGCGGCACTTCGATCGCCTCAACCTTTTCGTGCGCGGCCAGTGGCGAGGCGCCGTTCGCCTGCGCGGCGTCGGTGACGACCTCACCCCACACCCCTACCTGTACATCCTCACGCAGGACCAGAATGAGGCACTCCTCGTCGAGCACCTTTGCGGGCTCGGCGTCGCGATCGACTGGAATACCGAGGTCACCACGGTCACCCAGGACAACGAGGGCGTGACCGCCACGCTGGAACGCGACGGACCGCCTGAGGTCGTCCACGCCCGCTACGCCGCCGGATGCGACGGCGTCCGCAGCGCTGTCCGTCATGCCCTCGGCATCCCCCTCAGCGGCGGCACGTACCAGCAGCGTTTCTACGTCGCGGACATCACCCTCAGCGGCAAGGTCCGCGAGGGAGATGTGAACCTCAGTCTCGACGACGACCACTTCCTCGCGTTTTTCCCGATGCCCGAGCCGGATCGTCACCGCGTCGTCGGTCAGCTCGGCCCGGACGCCCCGCAGAACGCCACATTCGAGGCGGTCCGGGACGAATTAGAAGCGAACGGGCTTGCCCACATGGAACGGCTGCACTGGTTCAGCACCTACCGGGTGCACCACCGCGTCGCGGACCGCTTCCGGGTGGGGCGCACTTTCATCCTCGGAGACGCCGCGCACGTCCACACGCCTGTCGGCGGACAGGGCATGAACACCGGCCTAGGCGACGCCGCCAACCTCGCGTGGAAGCTCGCGCAGACCGTGCACAGCGGCCTGGAGAACCTGCTGGACACCTACGAGACCGAACGTCGCCCATTCGCCGTCTCGCTCGTGAACACCACCGACCGCGTCTTCACCGGCATTGTCCAGAACAGTCTCGGCGCGCGTTTCGTGCGGCTCGCCGCCATCCCGACCCTGCTGCCCCTCCTGACCAGCGCCGAGGCCGTGCGGCGCCTGCTGTTCCTCACCGTGTCTCAAACGCGCCTGCACTATCCGACGAGCCCGCTGAGCCAGGGCGCGGCGGGGCGCGTCCGCGGCGGAGACCGACTGCCCTGGCTGTCGCTCACGGACGGACGCAGCAACTACGACGCGCTGCGCGCCCTCACCTGGCAGGTGCACACGTACGGCCCACCCGCCCCGGAATTCCTCGCGTGGTGCACCCAGCATGACCTACCCCTGCACGTGTTTCCCAGCACCCGCCGGTCACGACGCGCTGGCCTCTCCCCCCACGCGATCTACCTTGTGCGGCCCGACGGATATGTCGGCCTCGCCTGCCCCACCGTTGACCTTGACGCGCTCGACGCATACGTCAACCGCTGGGTCCGTGTGCCGCACAACAACTCTTTCGACGGGCGAACCGCCCTTTCGGTTTGA
- a CDS encoding PAS domain-containing protein — MPTPDTSSRLWLDTLIAPAWITEAQGGVIYANRALLKYSGLSSESLEASFPELLFPEDREEALTIWKGSREEGRSGEHAVRLLDQDGRPRWFCVQFQPVAGTPGRWLAVAHDIHALKLVEEQSARVQAVTAELSQAHDQAGILAALPLCARVMDAPRASVTVLHAAERELHLVGAHGYPEESLGAFRVLDAAVSVPAADVMRTGAPLILSGEAFAASYPHLVGKQDMPSGTLALLPLIANGIPVGVLTLGFLEAREVEAADQRFMLLLAELLAQALERVRLFEEERATRIKTRSMLNAVPQLVWTSRPDEAPMHFNRPWAEYTGLGEMLDRDAWRDAWRQVIHPDDRATVQAARAEGIAKGQVYICEVRFRRHDGAYRWHEATVHPLEGGEWLGVAIDIHDRREAELAQAQSEAQLSAVLDALPVGVLIADETGRLVRDNAAHRELWGMAPQTTNWEGYGEWVGWWPDTGKRLEADEWAMTRALLEGKTVRGELVEYQPFGSVERRFFLNNAAPIHDAVGRLIGGVVAEQDVTAQVAAERALRENAERVQLALAAGAILGTWFWDLRSDRFTVDEGFAVNFGLDPAVGRERLSLEQVIATVHPEDRAGLIAEINEAIRCGGPYTHQYRVRRRDGRYYWIEASGRVDHAEDGTPLSFPGVLLDLEERRAMLSALRESETRFRELADHISQFAWTADASGSISWYNQRWYDYTGTTLEQMQGWGWQAAHHPDHVERVLMKFRRAVEAGEAWEDTFPLRGKDGTYRWFLSRALPIRDQGGQVMRWFGTNTDVTEQRETQAQLLELNMSLEARVADRTRELQAANEELGAFAYTVSHDLRAPVRHVSSFAGLLRRKIGDQPGLLRYVEQIEGAAARMETLTDALLGLARAGMTELNKTDVDLGALVAAVRDDLAAEVMERKVTWQVGDLPTVRADAGLLRQVFANLLGNALKYSRGREEAAVEVWVENTSVEVTVAVRDNGAGFDPGQASKLFGVFQRLHHQDEFEGTGVGLANVKRVVEKHGGRVWAEGRLGKGATFFFTLPHA; from the coding sequence ATGCCCACACCTGACACCTCCTCTCGATTGTGGCTCGACACGCTGATTGCCCCTGCCTGGATCACTGAAGCCCAGGGCGGCGTGATCTATGCCAACCGTGCCCTTTTGAAGTACAGCGGTCTGAGCAGCGAAAGCCTGGAAGCGAGCTTCCCGGAACTCCTGTTTCCAGAGGACCGTGAGGAGGCGCTGACGATCTGGAAGGGCTCCCGGGAGGAGGGCAGGTCCGGCGAGCATGCGGTGCGATTGCTCGATCAGGATGGCCGCCCACGCTGGTTTTGCGTGCAATTTCAGCCTGTGGCCGGGACACCCGGCCGCTGGTTGGCGGTTGCGCATGATATCCACGCCCTCAAACTCGTCGAGGAGCAGTCCGCCCGCGTGCAGGCGGTCACGGCCGAGCTGTCCCAGGCGCACGACCAAGCGGGGATCCTCGCAGCCCTGCCGCTGTGCGCCCGGGTCATGGACGCTCCGCGGGCCAGCGTTACTGTGCTGCATGCGGCGGAGCGTGAGCTGCATCTGGTGGGCGCCCACGGCTACCCTGAGGAGAGCTTGGGGGCCTTCCGGGTCCTGGACGCTGCGGTGTCCGTGCCAGCCGCCGACGTGATGCGCACCGGGGCGCCACTGATCCTGTCCGGCGAAGCGTTCGCGGCGAGCTACCCCCACCTCGTTGGGAAACAGGACATGCCCTCGGGAACGCTGGCCCTGCTGCCCCTGATCGCAAACGGGATCCCAGTCGGGGTGCTGACGCTGGGCTTCCTGGAGGCGCGGGAGGTAGAGGCCGCCGACCAACGCTTTATGCTGCTCCTGGCCGAATTGCTCGCGCAGGCTCTGGAGCGTGTCCGCCTGTTCGAGGAGGAGCGGGCCACCAGAATCAAGACTCGCTCGATGCTCAACGCTGTCCCTCAACTGGTGTGGACCTCGCGCCCCGACGAGGCCCCCATGCACTTCAACCGCCCCTGGGCCGAGTACACCGGGCTGGGGGAGATGCTGGACCGGGACGCCTGGAGAGATGCCTGGAGACAGGTCATTCATCCTGACGACCGGGCGACGGTGCAGGCAGCCCGCGCCGAGGGCATCGCCAAGGGGCAGGTATACATCTGTGAAGTGCGATTCCGGCGACATGACGGCGCGTACCGGTGGCACGAAGCGACGGTACATCCCCTGGAGGGCGGCGAGTGGCTGGGGGTGGCCATCGACATTCACGACCGCAGAGAGGCCGAGCTTGCCCAGGCCCAGAGCGAGGCGCAGCTCTCCGCAGTGCTTGACGCGCTGCCCGTGGGCGTGTTGATCGCCGATGAGACGGGGCGTCTGGTGCGCGATAACGCTGCACACCGGGAACTGTGGGGCATGGCGCCCCAGACGACGAACTGGGAGGGGTACGGCGAGTGGGTCGGCTGGTGGCCAGACACCGGGAAGCGCCTGGAGGCCGACGAGTGGGCCATGACCCGGGCGCTGCTGGAGGGCAAGACGGTGCGGGGTGAACTGGTGGAATACCAGCCGTTCGGTTCGGTGGAGCGACGCTTTTTTCTGAACAACGCCGCGCCGATTCACGACGCCGTGGGACGGCTCATCGGCGGTGTGGTGGCCGAGCAGGATGTGACGGCGCAGGTGGCCGCCGAGCGGGCGCTGCGAGAGAACGCCGAGCGCGTCCAGTTGGCGCTCGCGGCCGGGGCCATCCTGGGCACGTGGTTCTGGGACCTGCGCAGCGACCGCTTCACGGTCGATGAGGGATTTGCCGTCAACTTTGGCCTCGACCCTGCGGTCGGGCGCGAAAGACTGAGCCTGGAACAGGTCATTGCCACCGTGCACCCGGAGGACCGGGCCGGGCTGATTGCCGAGATCAATGAGGCGATCCGTTGCGGGGGCCCCTACACGCACCAGTACCGGGTGCGGCGTCGCGACGGTCGCTACTACTGGATTGAGGCCAGCGGCCGGGTGGACCACGCCGAGGACGGCACGCCCCTGTCGTTCCCCGGCGTGTTGCTGGATCTGGAGGAGCGGCGGGCCATGCTGAGCGCCTTGCGCGAGAGCGAGACGCGCTTCCGTGAACTGGCCGACCACATCAGCCAGTTCGCGTGGACCGCCGATGCCAGCGGTTCGATCTCCTGGTACAACCAGCGCTGGTATGACTACACCGGCACGACGCTGGAGCAGATGCAGGGGTGGGGCTGGCAGGCAGCGCATCACCCTGACCATGTGGAGCGGGTGCTGATGAAGTTCAGGCGTGCGGTCGAGGCGGGAGAAGCGTGGGAGGACACCTTCCCGCTGCGGGGCAAGGACGGCACGTACCGCTGGTTCCTCTCACGTGCCCTGCCCATCCGTGACCAGGGCGGCCAGGTGATGCGCTGGTTCGGCACCAACACCGACGTGACCGAGCAGCGGGAGACCCAGGCCCAACTCCTTGAATTAAACATGTCGCTGGAGGCGCGGGTGGCCGACCGCACCCGCGAACTCCAGGCAGCCAACGAGGAGTTGGGTGCCTTCGCGTATACCGTGTCTCACGACTTGCGCGCCCCCGTGCGACATGTGAGCTCCTTCGCGGGTCTGCTGCGCAGGAAGATCGGCGACCAGCCCGGTCTGCTGCGGTACGTCGAACAGATCGAGGGGGCCGCGGCCCGTATGGAGACGCTGACCGACGCCTTGCTGGGTCTAGCACGGGCGGGCATGACGGAGCTGAACAAGACCGACGTGGACTTGGGCGCACTGGTCGCAGCCGTGCGTGACGATCTCGCTGCGGAAGTGATGGAGCGGAAGGTAACGTGGCAGGTGGGTGACCTGCCGACTGTGCGGGCCGACGCGGGCCTGCTGCGCCAGGTGTTCGCCAATCTGCTGGGCAATGCGCTGAAGTACAGCCGGGGCCGCGAGGAGGCTGCCGTGGAGGTGTGGGTGGAAAACACCTCGGTGGAAGTGACTGTTGCGGTGCGGGACAATGGGGCGGGCTTCGATCCGGGGCAGGCTTCCAAACTGTTCGGGGTGTTTCAGCGGCTGCACCACCAAGACGAATTTGAAGGGACTGGCGTGGGCCTGGCGAACGTCAAGCGTGTGGTTGAGAAACACGGCGGACGGGTCTGGGCCGAAGGACGCTTGGGCAAGGGCGCCACCTTCTTCTTTACCCTGCCCCACGCATAG